AACAATGTGATAGCCAAAAGCAAGATGGAGCAAAGTATAAGGAACTTTTTATATTTAGCTGAAACAATCTGTACCTTTTAAAGTTGCACCCTTCCATTTCTGTGCTTTCAGGAATTGATGTCAGATTTAAGACCAAATCAGCCTACATGAAGTACAACTGTGAGAGCAGGATTCGTGGATACATGAAGGAGGTAAAACTGTATTACTGATGCTTTGGTTTGACGCTGAAAGTGGTTGGGACTGTCAAGAAGTGATCCTCAAAAGGAGTACCTCAGTATAACAAATCTAATCCAAATTGTTATCTGCCCTTCTATTTTCTGAGGGGAAAGAATATACTTACTCATGACTGATTTATAATTTGCTTATACACAGGTGGATAGTTATGCTCAAACAATCCAAAAGCCTAAACTCAAGGATGAATACAAGAAGACTGCAGAGTCCTTGGTGATGCAGCTGAAGTCTGACAAGTACAATGGCTGCTACTTCAACAGGACAGAGAAGGAACTCAATCGACTATGCACCAAGGAAGGATGGTTCTCCTGTCAGGTAACATTTATGAACCTGAAAGTGGCTAGTAATGTAGAATTTGACTATAATAAAGCATAAACACAACATAATTAATTAGGTGATTGAAAATGGTCACGGAGATGTGAATGGTTACCAACAGTACCATGTTTGGCACCGTAGCATCCTGTCTTACAGCCTGtgtcctccccccatctctctcctttcctcaggGTGCTTTTGACCAGGATGAATGCAAGTCCCTACACTCCATCAACCCCTATGGCAACCGAGAGAGCAGGATTCTCTTCAGCACCTGGAACTTGGACCACAGGTGGGTTTAGTGGATGATAACGGTTATTAATATCATTCAGAATGTCAGGCTCAAAATCGTGTTTGAAACAGTATTACAAAAAAGCTTGCTTAATTATGAATTGCAATGTTATGTATGTCGGTTGTGGATCAAATCTGTAGTTGATTGAAATCTCTGTCCCAGGATTGAGAAGAAGAGGACGGTCATTCCTGCCCTGGTGGAAGCACTGCAGAACCGCAATAGCAACAACATAAACCTGGACTATTTTTACAAACTGCTGTTCACTCGGGAGAATCTAAAGCTGGTGCATATCGTATGCCATAAGAAAAGTGCCCATGACTTGCTGTGTGATAAAAGAAACATGTACAAACGGGGCAAACGAAAAAGATTCTCTATAAAGTGAAGATGTTTTTTACATTTAAGGGCAGATGCTTTTCTAGTGTTTGTTGGTTATTCTAAAAAATTAAGTAAAAGACTAGTAAAGGGACATTATGATTTTTATTTTCACAAACAATGGATGAAGTGCAAGACGTATTACTACTGGTAAATTGAACTAAATGTAATTCTGGGCAGGGAACATTGTTTTCTGCTGCTCTCTGAACAGCTGATTTGTTGATTATTTTGTGCTAGTGATCTTAAAAAGCACTCCATTATGAGCCACTGATTGGGTAGTAGTCAATGGGCCAATCCCAAATCGTCCCAATTCCTATGCACAGGGTGTGTTCAGTTCAATTAAACGTTTTCTACATTGTGTGACGGTTTGTACTGAAAGACACGTGTCCCCAAAATGGTGCGCACCATTCTTCAACAGCCTTTGAGGTAAGTTTGTGCCTGTTTGGTGGGTGTGGCCTGATCAATATGGATGTGACCATTTAAAATTGCAAAACACGTGCAGCACACACCATACAATCTCCCTCTGGGCCGCCATAATCACTCCGTTCTTCAACTGGTCGTTCACTACCTTTTCCGTTGAATTTAAAATGCAAAACACTTTTGTTGTACTGAAGGCCCCCCCTCCCCTATCAGAGGACAAGGTGGAGCTATTACCAGATTGATAACACCTGTCAAATCCTCAaatctccacaagtgcatagaGAACGATTTCTTCTGACATTTACAAATAGAATTTTAATTATATTTGAATGTATAACGCGTATTCTAATTTATTTACTGTTTGCACTATAATTGTGTGGGGGGAACCAATAAAAAGTTTTTAAAGAAAGTTGTCTGAGGTTTGACTATTTTGCTTTGGAGTCACACAGATTTCATTATAGCAGATCTGATTGCTGTGCCATAGCCTGTAAGCGTAATTAGATAATTATGTGATAAAGTTATGCTTAGTTTCAACAGCTTTCATTTGGGCAAGTGTAAATGTGTTTGTAGAACAATGCAGACACAGGTCATTGAGAATTCTAAATAAGTTAACTTGCTCCTTGTATTGGCAGTGTAACATTACCTATGTTTAACTTCTACAGCGATTTTTTTTTGTTGTCAACATTTACAAAGTTTGCATTGAaaatatactgaactaaaatataaaggcaacatgcaacaatttcaaagattttactgagttacagttcatataaggaaatcagtcaattgaaataaattcattaaaccctcatctatggatttcacatgactgggcaggggtgccaatcagaatgagttttcccccacaaaagggctttaatgACGTTGgcggcagcttatggtagagaaattaacattaacagctctggtggacattccctgcagtcagcatgccaattgcacgcgccCTCAAAACTTGTGGCAAATCTGTGGCATTGAGTTGTGTGATAAAACAGCaaattttaaagtggccttttattgttcccagcacaaggtgcacctgtgtaatgatcatgctgtttaatcagcttgatatgccacacctgtcaggtggatggacaatcttggcaaaggagaaatgctcactaacagggatgtaaacaaatttgtgcacaaaatttgagagaaataagctttttgtgtgaatGGAAAAaagctaatgaaacatgggaccaacattttacatgttgtgtttatattttcgttcagtGTAGATGTGCCAATTGCCTGCTATGGTGCGTTTCCTTTTAACTTATCTTGTCGAtgaaaacagctggacgtaatgacgtCACACCTAGAAAAAACTTTTCTGCCAAAACCTAGTGTTGAATAAAAAtgtggttgaagtgtttccattacccgCTTAGACAAATTGCGCACTCATAAATTGGTGACAgactgtatgccctcccacctatcggtttcatgtctcaggtagtcCGAGAAAGCCTGAATGGATATGCAATAATTGACTAATATTGTGCCTACGTATCACCACGTCTGTGCTACGGTGAAATTTGCACTCCTGTAGATCAGAAATAATTAAatggtgaaacttgccagccaaccagTTGAGGAAATTGATTTTTCAAAcagtaggcatttagaattaaatgtggaGCGTATTGTTACGTGATGACATCACGTGCCCCATGTACCTTCCAAAGAATTCAGCAATTATTTATTCTAAAAACAGTTTCCATCATCATTTGTCGCAAAGAAGGTTTGACGAAAGGAAAATCCCACCCGTCGAACAGATAAAAATGTTGTAGATCTTTAGAAATGGTTTCctatatctgccgtttccattacacgtcacaattattatttttttctacattgcttttgtcgaataaacctgggtcatTGGAAACCTGCCTAAAGACTACATGATTTATATGTTGCATTCATTCAGTCGTGCTATTACATAGCAATATAAAAACGCCAAATAAAAAGCTATTATTGTGCATACATACTGACAAGGCAACCAGTAACAACATAGTAAAAGACacattcaataaaaaaaaaaatagaacgaGCGCTTACCCTGTACCAATTAaacaatatatacacacacactataaactATAGGTCCTGATAATTGAAAATCAAATAGTTATTTTGTTAGTGCAAATAGCTTTTTAAATAGCAATACAAATGTTTAAACTTTGGGTTACATGCTGGCAAAAAGTTAACTTGATACCCTCGTTCCATTGAACAAACCCACTTTCCAAGGCTTATCTGCCATTAGGCTAGTAAAAGGACAGAGGTTTTAATCCATTCCATTGATATGAATTAGTTATTTCTGTAAACTAAGTGCCACCTATGTCATCTTGCTGCATGTCTGTGTAGCCCTCTTCTTCATCACTGTCCTCTTTGGCGTAGTACTGTCGTCTCCGGTGCTCCCTCCTGCTGAAGGTCGAGGAGGCTGCAGATCTCGGTGGACAATCCTACAAGGCAAATGGAAATATCAGAGTATTTGAAATTAGGCCACATCATGCTCCAAACAGCAGACCATTATTTCACCCATCACACCAAGCACATTGGCCTTGTTATAAAAATCTCCTCTCACCTGTACAACTTCCATGTTTCCGAAGAACTTTTCCACAGGAAGAACCTGGTTACTGTCATCGTCAAGGAAGATGCTCTTGTCAATCACAACACCCTCTTCAGTTTCGTCACCCTCCATATTCTCTGGTAACCCGTTTGTTTTGCAGTAATTCAACTCAAATCTCAGACCATTCTCTTTACCTTCCCACAATTCATCCATGTCTGGTGGTGCTCCACACCTTGTCTTTTCATCCCACTTATAACCATCACAGCTGAGCTTCTCAGAAGTGGTTGTTGACGCCCTACAACCGCCAACCATACAGTCATTCAGGGGCATTTCGGTTTTTGAGTCTTCCAATTTCGTTTTTTTTACATCCATCCTCTTCACTGAACTCTATGAAGGCAAAACAGCGTATTAAAAATACTAAAAGGCTTCCATAACACTGACGGACCAGCCATAATTTAACACGTAGCTAAAATGAGAATAACTAAAACACAACATTCACCTTATCTGAACTCTTCACCTTGAGGTTTAGGTCGCTTGAGGCACGAGTGCACTTCTCCTTTCGCCGCTTCAAATTGCTAACTCGACTAGACATCTGAAATGAGTTCACGCATTTTGTTAAATCAACACAGTTGCAGACATTATTCATTAGCTAAGTAACTAACACTTCTTAGCTGGCTACCGTAACCAACggagatagctagctagcaaactactGCCCcactagctaacagactaccgTTAGTTCGTTGATGAAAGACTAAATAATTTCCAAAGACAATTTAAtcgctagctaggtagctaaataGTGTTAAATAATAGTATATATTGTGGGAgcttaactagctaacgttggctaacTACTAACTCGGACAAGCTCACCTGTTTCTTCCTCATTTTTGGAAGTTAGCTACATGTCAGTCGCTGGATTGCAATCTTGTTAACAGTCGCTTTTGCACAAATATTTGTGGACGTAGCTAGCTAATCTGCTAATTAAATCTAAGGTAATTTCGTTCTGAATACAGGTGGTCAGTAAACTGTAAAATCGTCGTTCTGATAAAAAAGACACCGTGTTGTTTTCTAATCCGAGTGGTGAATCTAGACAGCGTTCGAATTCCGAAAAATGTAGCTACGTCTGGAAGTCACGTGCAGTTCAATCAGAGGTCGAGGTCTCTGATGTTGAGTTATCAAAAAAAAACTTGATACCTTGTGCCAGTCAATGGTGCCTACTAGCTACTGTTTGTCTTTCTTATTTCGACAAAAAATTGAGTGTCATGTCTTACTGCACTTAATACATGTTGATACAGGGGGGAACGGTGCGGCAAGGTCGTTGTTTGTGGTGGAAAAAAACCACACAAATTTGTCAATTTCCAAAACCGACACACGGGGGTGGTAAAACCTTATAATGAATTTCCTCAAACAGCCCAAAGACACTggtttcccctttcatctgtgctTGGGCGTCTGGAGTTAAACTGATTTGGTCCctggggatctgtgtgtgtgtgtgataaatatattgtaacgaccctgtattgtgttctgtgttcatggatgtgttatcgttctcatgggtgctagcaggggttaaatatgccaggacagatggaaaggttgggggggtatgatgggtaatcccgcggggttttggaatgcttaaataggggttacggtctcatctct
This portion of the Coregonus clupeaformis isolate EN_2021a chromosome 24, ASM2061545v1, whole genome shotgun sequence genome encodes:
- the LOC121538447 gene encoding DNA fragmentation factor subunit beta is translated as MSGLFRKNKLVKIRSLNETKKYGVAATSLKELLKKGSKLLQVPLVGSHICLYEDGTELSEDYFRSLPDNAELVLLAMDERWSGFVCDIVRLLDTDRNSDLLINAAKGLLSDKRYPKRRKLLGELLLHLKDSSETENREDDEDWFQGIDVRFKTKSAYMKYNCESRIRGYMKEVDSYAQTIQKPKLKDEYKKTAESLVMQLKSDKYNGCYFNRTEKELNRLCTKEGWFSCQGAFDQDECKSLHSINPYGNRESRILFSTWNLDHRIEKKRTVIPALVEALQNRNSNNINLDYFYKLLFTRENLKLVHIVCHKKSAHDLLCDKRNMYKRGKRKRFSIK
- the c24h1orf174 gene encoding UPF0688 protein C1orf174 homolog, with translation MRKKQMSSRVSNLKRRKEKCTRASSDLNLKVKSSDKSSVKRMDVKKTKLEDSKTEMPLNDCMVGGCRASTTTSEKLSCDGYKWDEKTRCGAPPDMDELWEGKENGLRFELNYCKTNGLPENMEGDETEEGVVIDKSIFLDDDSNQVLPVEKFFGNMEVVQDCPPRSAASSTFSRREHRRRQYYAKEDSDEEEGYTDMQQDDIGGT